One window of Nymphaea colorata isolate Beijing-Zhang1983 chromosome 1, ASM883128v2, whole genome shotgun sequence genomic DNA carries:
- the LOC116264882 gene encoding uncharacterized protein LOC116264882, with protein MEGRKRSSIFMAVALLLFQVANGSPLVSNTGRVVRTIKGEVGDVIDCVDIYSQPAFGHPLLKYHKLEMRPRGIPKGMERREPSRKSLLGRTRLAKSGGCPNGTVPILRTAPCDPKGISRPSAYPTAAAVTPNNDQPTHEFVLLQSAFGQGYGVFGAVADLSVWEPQVAAVPGEFSAVKVALYTGPDAGTVSESIEAGWIGGNGQACFNTMCPGFVQTSQTVMLGQEEDGNWWVHADDEAVGYWPGLLFTGLSWWANGTMMGGEVYDTFAGGQHTTTQMGNGLFPIESKTDYRKAACIWRPSYMDSDGHVRLLQDPVSILVTSPSCYDERQYRLDEYNLCFGGPGLSSACP; from the exons ATGGAAGGAAGGAAGAGGTCCTCCATCTTCATGGCAGTTGCATTGCTCTTGTTTCAAGTGGCAAATGGAAGTCCTTTGGTGTCCAACACTGGTAGAGTGGTAAGGACGATTAAG GGCGAAGTTGGAGATGTGATTGATTGTGTGGATATCTATAGTCAGCCAGCATTCGGCCATCCGCTGCTCAAATATCACAAGCTCGag ATGAGACCGAGGGGGATCCCTAAAGGCATGGAGAGAAGGGAACCTTCAAGAAAGTCGCTGCTGGGACGAACAAGGCTTGCCAAGAGCGGGGGTTGTCCGAACGGGACAGTTCCCATACTAAGGACAGCGCCTTGTGATCCTAAAGGCATTTCGCGTCCATCTGCTTATCCAACCGCTGCTGCAGTCACTCCAAACAATGACCAACCTACTCATGAG TTTGTGTTGCTACAATCAGCTTTCGGACAAGGTTATGGGGTCTTTGGAGCGGTTGCAGATTTGTCCGTTTGGGAACCCCAAGTAGCAGCTGTCCCCGGGGAGTTCAGCGCCGTTAAGGTTGCACTGTATACTGGTCCTGATGCAGGCACAGTTTCTGAAAGTATAGAGGCAGGATGGATc GGTGGCAATGGGCAGGCTTGCTTCAACACCATGTGCCCCGGCTTCGTACAGACGAGCCAAACGGTCATGCTTGGTCAG GAGGAAGACGGGAACTGGTGGGTTCATGCGGACGATGAGGCGGTGGGGTACTGGCCGGGGTTGCTGTTCACGGGCCTGAGCTGGTGGGCAAATGGCACGATGATGGGCGGCGAAGTCTACGACACGTTTGCCGGCGGGCAGCACACCACCACCCAAATGGGGAACGGCCTCTTCCCTATAGAGTCGAAAACCGACTATAGGAAGGCGGCCTGCATCTGGAGACCCAGCTACATGGACAGCGACGGCCATGTCCGCCTGTTGCAGGACCCCGTGAGCATCCTCGTCACCAGCCCCTCCTGCTACGATGAAAGACAGTACAGGCTCGATGAATATAACCTCTGCTTTGGAGGACCTGGGCTGAGTTCCGCTTGCCCATGA